The following proteins are co-located in the Massilia litorea genome:
- the lolA gene encoding outer membrane lipoprotein chaperone LolA, whose amino-acid sequence MIAKKNIATLIATVAFALSGAAHASALEQFKSFVATTKAAKGEFTQQQQRKSQTGKISPVSSGSFVFARPGKFIWNYTKPYDQLLQADGDQLYIYDKDLNQVTVKKLGNALGSSPAAILFGSNDLEKNFTLSEAGTRDGLEWLNAVPKAKDTTFEQISIGLKNGTPEAMELKDTFGQTSVLKFTSFQRNPSLGAQEFRFEMPKGAEVNKQ is encoded by the coding sequence ATGATCGCTAAAAAGAACATCGCCACCCTGATCGCCACTGTCGCGTTCGCACTCTCCGGCGCCGCCCACGCAAGCGCCCTCGAGCAGTTCAAATCTTTTGTCGCCACCACCAAGGCCGCCAAAGGCGAGTTCACCCAGCAACAGCAGCGCAAATCCCAGACCGGCAAGATCTCGCCCGTCTCGAGCGGCAGCTTCGTCTTCGCCCGCCCCGGCAAATTCATCTGGAACTACACCAAGCCCTACGACCAGCTGCTGCAGGCCGACGGCGACCAGCTCTACATCTACGACAAGGACCTGAACCAGGTCACCGTGAAAAAACTCGGGAACGCCCTCGGCTCCTCGCCGGCCGCCATCCTGTTCGGCAGCAACGACCTCGAAAAGAACTTCACCCTGTCGGAGGCGGGCACCCGCGACGGCCTCGAATGGCTTAATGCCGTGCCGAAAGCGAAGGACACGACCTTCGAACAGATCAGCATCGGCCTGAAGAACGGCACGCCGGAAGCGATGGAATTGAAGGACACCTTTGGCCAGACCTCGGTACTGAAATTCACCAGCTTCCAGCGCAACCCATCGCTGGGCGCGCAGGAGTTCAGGTTCGAGATGCCGAAGGGCGCGGAAGTCAACAAGCAATAG
- a CDS encoding DNA translocase FtsK — MSKKSPAQPTTPPRHPSPRSPMPRRLARLLLEARWIAMAVGFLYFVMILLSYNKADPGWSHANTVASISNLGGKAGAWLADLLLFIFGFSAWWWGALFMRAVWRGYRKLTDKLPTPAEPEHQDEFIVRWIGFGLMFAGSVGLEYLRMWSWDVELPRAPGGVLGQLLGHAAQVAFGFTGATLLLLLLFGLGFSLFFHVSWLAVAERIGEAAESTMDWFRMRVEDREDRRQGEAAAVQRDEAVVTERAKIEKPAPARRAEPQLDDDEPLHVPAPARAAPSLGAPAAGAPAVAAQTMAAESGSMPAPIKIEPQMMSVPKGERAVKEQQTPLFRDLPGDSPLPPLSLLDEPPPAQETVSVDVLEFTSRLIEKKLSDFGVEAKVVAAFPGPVVTRYEIEPATGVKGSQIVNLARDLARSLSLTSIRVVETIPGKNYMALELPNPKRQIVRLTEIVGSKVYNDSASNLTVALGKDIAGKPVVADLAKMPHLLVAGTTGSGKSVGINATILSLLYKSDPADVRLILIDPKMLEMSVYEGIPHLLAPVVTDMRQAGHALNWAVNEMERRYKLMSKLGVRNLAGYNTKIADAAKREEHIPNPFSIMPDNPEPLEKLPTIVIIIDELADLMMVVGKKVEELIARIAQKARAAGIHLILATQRPSVDVITGLIKANIPTRIAFQVSSKIDSRTILDQMGAEALLGMGDMLYMPPGTGLPVRVHGAFVSDDEVHRVVKHLQSLGEPNYIEGILEGGTLEEGATGGDGMPAGEGGGESDAMYDQAVAVVLKNRRASISLVQRHLRIGYNRAARLLEQMEQSGVVSPMQSNGNRDILVPATQAE, encoded by the coding sequence ATGAGCAAGAAGAGTCCCGCACAGCCCACGACACCACCCCGTCATCCGTCCCCGCGATCGCCGATGCCGCGCCGTCTCGCCCGTCTCCTGCTGGAGGCGCGCTGGATCGCGATGGCCGTCGGCTTCCTGTATTTCGTGATGATTTTGCTAAGCTACAACAAGGCCGATCCGGGCTGGTCGCACGCGAATACCGTCGCCAGCATTTCCAACCTGGGCGGCAAGGCCGGCGCCTGGCTGGCCGACCTGTTGCTGTTCATTTTCGGTTTTTCCGCCTGGTGGTGGGGCGCCCTGTTCATGCGCGCGGTCTGGCGCGGTTACCGCAAACTGACCGACAAGCTGCCCACGCCGGCCGAACCGGAGCACCAGGACGAATTCATCGTCCGCTGGATCGGTTTCGGCCTGATGTTCGCCGGCAGCGTCGGCCTCGAATACCTGCGCATGTGGTCCTGGGACGTCGAATTGCCGCGCGCCCCGGGCGGGGTGCTGGGCCAGCTGCTCGGCCACGCCGCCCAGGTCGCCTTCGGTTTCACGGGCGCGACCCTGCTCCTGCTGCTGCTGTTCGGCCTCGGTTTCTCGCTGTTCTTCCACGTCTCCTGGCTGGCCGTGGCCGAGCGCATCGGCGAGGCCGCGGAAAGCACGATGGACTGGTTCCGCATGCGGGTCGAAGACCGCGAAGACCGGCGCCAGGGCGAAGCGGCGGCCGTACAGCGCGACGAAGCCGTGGTGACCGAACGGGCGAAAATCGAGAAGCCTGCGCCGGCGCGGCGCGCCGAGCCGCAGCTCGACGACGACGAACCGCTGCATGTGCCGGCCCCGGCCCGTGCCGCGCCTTCGCTGGGCGCGCCTGCCGCCGGCGCACCGGCCGTTGCCGCCCAGACGATGGCGGCTGAATCTGGGTCGATGCCTGCACCGATCAAGATCGAACCGCAGATGATGTCGGTGCCAAAAGGCGAGCGCGCCGTCAAGGAGCAGCAGACGCCGCTCTTCCGCGACCTGCCGGGCGACTCGCCGCTGCCGCCTTTGTCGCTGCTGGACGAACCGCCGCCGGCGCAGGAAACGGTCTCCGTCGACGTGCTCGAATTCACCAGCCGCCTGATCGAGAAGAAGCTGTCCGACTTCGGCGTCGAAGCCAAGGTCGTGGCCGCCTTCCCGGGCCCGGTCGTCACGCGCTACGAAATCGAGCCTGCCACCGGCGTGAAGGGCAGCCAGATCGTCAACCTGGCGCGCGACCTCGCGCGTTCGCTGTCGCTGACCTCGATCCGCGTCGTGGAAACCATCCCCGGCAAGAACTACATGGCGCTCGAGCTGCCGAACCCGAAGCGCCAGATCGTGCGCCTGACGGAAATCGTCGGCTCCAAGGTCTATAACGACAGCGCCTCGAACCTGACGGTCGCGCTGGGCAAGGACATCGCCGGCAAACCGGTGGTGGCGGACCTGGCCAAGATGCCGCACCTGCTGGTGGCCGGTACCACCGGTTCCGGTAAATCGGTCGGCATCAACGCGACGATCCTGTCGCTGCTGTACAAATCCGATCCGGCCGACGTGCGCCTGATCCTGATCGACCCGAAGATGCTGGAAATGTCGGTCTACGAAGGCATCCCGCACCTGCTGGCGCCGGTCGTGACCGACATGCGCCAGGCCGGCCACGCGCTGAACTGGGCCGTGAACGAGATGGAGCGCCGCTACAAATTGATGTCGAAGCTGGGCGTGCGTAACCTGGCCGGCTACAACACCAAGATCGCGGATGCGGCCAAGCGCGAAGAGCACATCCCGAATCCGTTCTCGATCATGCCGGACAATCCGGAGCCGCTGGAAAAGCTGCCGACGATCGTCATCATCATCGACGAATTGGCCGACCTGATGATGGTCGTGGGTAAAAAGGTCGAAGAGCTGATCGCCCGTATCGCGCAGAAGGCGCGCGCCGCCGGCATCCACCTGATCCTGGCGACCCAGCGTCCGTCGGTCGACGTCATCACCGGCCTGATCAAGGCGAACATCCCGACCCGCATCGCGTTCCAGGTGAGTTCGAAGATCGACTCGCGCACGATTCTCGACCAGATGGGCGCCGAAGCCCTGCTCGGCATGGGCGACATGCTCTACATGCCGCCCGGTACCGGCCTGCCGGTGCGCGTGCACGGCGCCTTCGTGTCGGACGACGAAGTGCATCGAGTTGTAAAACATCTTCAGTCGCTGGGCGAGCCGAATTACATTGAAGGCATCCTGGAAGGCGGCACGCTGGAAGAGGGCGCCACCGGCGGCGACGGCATGCCGGCCGGCGAAGGCGGGGGCGAGTCCGACGCGATGTACGACCAGGCCGTGGCCGTGGTGCTGAAGAACCGCCGCGCCTCGATCTCCCTGGTCCAGCGCCACCTGCGCATCGGCTACAACCGCGCCGCCCGCCTGCTCGAGCAGATGGAGCAAAGCGGCGTCGTCTCGCCGATGCAAAGCAACGGCAACCGCGACATCCTCGTGCCCGCCACCCAGGCAGAGTAA
- the trxB gene encoding thioredoxin-disulfide reductase, which produces MTTKKHAKVLILGSGPAGYSAAVYAARANLSPMLVTGVEQGGQLMTTTDVENWPGDPLGVQGPELMARLLQHAERFNTEIVFDHIHTTYLNEKPIRLVGDSHEFTCDALIIATGASAQYLGLESEQAFMGRGVSACATCDGFFYRNQEVAVIGGGNTAVEEALYLAGIASKVTLIHRRDKFRAEPILVDRLMHKVKEGKIVLELNHTLDEVVGDNSGVTGLKIRSTGDGSAKDLTVHGLFVAIGHKPNTMIFEGQLDMHNGYIKTRSGNEGMATATSVPGVFAAGDVQDHIYRQAITSSGTGCMAALDAQRYLEALEDGQ; this is translated from the coding sequence ATGACCACTAAGAAACACGCCAAAGTCCTGATCCTCGGTTCCGGTCCTGCCGGCTACAGTGCCGCCGTCTACGCCGCGCGCGCGAATTTGAGCCCGATGCTGGTGACCGGCGTCGAACAGGGCGGCCAGCTGATGACGACGACCGATGTCGAGAACTGGCCGGGCGACCCGCTGGGCGTGCAAGGTCCGGAGCTGATGGCGCGCCTGCTGCAGCACGCCGAGCGCTTCAATACCGAGATCGTGTTCGACCACATCCACACGACCTACCTGAACGAAAAGCCGATCCGCCTGGTCGGCGACTCGCACGAATTCACCTGCGACGCCCTGATCATCGCCACCGGCGCCTCGGCCCAGTACCTCGGCCTGGAATCGGAACAGGCCTTCATGGGCCGCGGCGTCTCGGCCTGCGCCACCTGCGACGGCTTCTTCTACCGCAACCAGGAAGTGGCGGTCATCGGCGGCGGCAATACCGCGGTCGAGGAAGCCCTGTACCTGGCCGGTATCGCTTCGAAAGTCACCTTGATCCACCGCCGCGATAAGTTCCGCGCCGAGCCGATCCTGGTCGACCGCCTGATGCACAAGGTCAAGGAAGGCAAGATCGTGCTGGAACTGAACCACACGCTGGACGAAGTCGTGGGCGACAACAGCGGCGTCACCGGCCTGAAAATCCGTTCCACCGGCGACGGTTCGGCCAAGGACCTGACCGTGCACGGCCTGTTCGTGGCGATCGGCCACAAGCCGAACACGATGATCTTCGAAGGCCAGCTCGACATGCACAACGGCTACATCAAGACCCGCAGCGGCAACGAGGGCATGGCCACGGCCACCAGCGTGCCGGGCGTGTTCGCGGCCGGCGACGTGCAGGACCACATCTACCGCCAGGCGATCACCAGCTCGGGCACCGGCTGCATGGCCGCGCTCGACGCCCAGCGCTACCTGGAAGCGCTGGAAGACGGCCAGTAA